In Natator depressus isolate rNatDep1 chromosome 22, rNatDep2.hap1, whole genome shotgun sequence, the following proteins share a genomic window:
- the CXCR5 gene encoding C-X-C chemokine receptor type 5: MPSPESRIPGNLLTTAAAGCAPPGIKVLALARLVPCYGDSTLQDGGFLLPPVCPPPPGLNLLGEFSDYDNDNTTRSYEDYFCPDTVLSPAGDPTHPFKKIFVPLVYLLIFLLGTLGNALVLIILERYKRARTTTENFLFHLALANLVLVLTLPFGVAESLTGWIFGTFLCKVLSAVHKINFYCSSMLLGCISVDRYLAIVYAIHTYRKRRVRSIHLTCLAIWFISLVLTLPDLVLMEVWSDKSNHSVCNFQQVGIHGSNMWLATRFLYHIVGFFVPLLVMCYCYTAIVRTLCQSQRLQRQKAVRVAILVTGVFLLCWSPYHMVIFLDTLDKLETLPSDCALADQLATSIMVTEVIGFTHCCLNPILYAFVGVKFRNDFFRILRDLGCISQETLQEILDVTRKSSGIESDTITSVSTF; encoded by the exons ATGCCCAGCCCCGAAAGCCGCATCCCCGGCAACCTCCTCACCACCGCCGCCGCCGGCTGCGCTCCCCCGGGTATAAAAGTCCTCGCACTCGCCCGCTTGGTGCCTTGTTATGGCGATTCGACGCTCCAAGATGGCGGCTTCCTTCTTCCTCCCGTgtgccctccccctcctggcctg AATTTGCTGGGGGAATTCAGTGACTATGACAATGACAACACCACAAGATCCTATGAGGACTACTTCTGTCCAGATACAGTCTTGTCTCCGGCTGGCGATCCCACACATCCTTTCAAGAAGATCTTTGTGCCCTTAGTCTACCTTCTGATATTTCTTCTGGGGACCTTGGGCAATGCCCTGGTATTGATCATCCTGGAGCGTTACAAGCGTGCCCGCACTACCACCGAGAACTTCCTCTTTCATCTAGCCCTGGCCAATCTGGTGCTAGTGCTCACCTTGCCTTTTGGTGTGGCCGAGAGCTTGACTGGCTGGATCTTCGGCACTTTCCTCTGCAAAGTCCTCAGCGCTGTTCATAAGATCAACTTCTACTGCAGCAGCATGCTTCTAGGCTGCATCAGTGTGGATCGCTACCTGGCCATAGTGTATGCTATCCACACCTACAGGAAGCGCAGAGTCAGGTCCATCCATCTCACTTGCCTGGCCATTTGGTTCATCTCCCTGGTGCTGACCTTGCCCGATCTAGTGCTCATGGAGGTCTGGTCAGACAAGAGCAACCACAGTGTCTGCAATTTCCAGCAAGTTGGGATTCATGGCAGCAACATGTGGCTGGCAACCCGCTTCCTGTATCACATTGTGGGTTTCTTCGTGCCCCTGCTGGTCATGTGCTACTGCTATACAGCCATTGTGAGGACCCTGTGCCAGTCCCAGCGGCTGCAGAGGCAGAAGGCCGTGAGAGTGGCCATTCTGGTCACAGGGGTGTTCTTACTCTGTTGGAGCCCTTACCACATGGTCATCTTTTTGGACACGCTAGACAAGCTGGAAACCTTACCGAGCGATTGTGCCTTGGCGGACCAGTTGGCCACCAGCATCATGGTGACAGAGGTGATTGGCTTCACACACTGCTGTCTCAACCCCATCCTCTATGCCTTTGTCGGAGTCAAGTTCCGCAACGACTTCTTCCGGATTCTCCGTGACCTGGGCTGCATAAGCCAAGAGACCCTGCAGGAGATCCTTGATGTGACGAGGAAGAGCAGTGGGATTGAGTCGGACACCATCACTTCTGTCAGCACTTTCTAG
- the BCL9L gene encoding B-cell CLL/lymphoma 9-like protein isoform X1, which translates to MHPDNKLTNHGKTGNSGTQSQHHNVSQGPTCNLGSKGVGAGNHGSKANQISPGNSGLKNSQNAVPNFGSLKGKVKRERSISVDSGEQREASTPSLDTESKGEVAPRSKRRCVLERKQPYSGDEWCSGPDSEEDDKPISSTHNCNVADPAMSTAPQLGPGSNPLPSLNETSSSNAPHGAAPGLRPDAGGSGGGGAGKQPSQFVYVFTTHLANTAAEAVLQGRADSILTYHQQNVPRAKLDQAPAPKMLGVAEQLPINPPASSTPQSQPPASQGNQAQPQPPPTQPPPPQSISQQALPAPSTLPQEGTGEDVRRDLTPNSVGNSSGSTQPGSNHPNTPNASTNPMQPGQVDSSSASSSNLLGDGASAGAAGNGQVGLGPRNPMNSEGLSKEQLEHRERSLQTLRDIERLLLRSSEAEPFLKSNQSAGEGGPAPQPQPPPTQAPLPSVGMKKYEEPLQSMISQTQNLGGPNLEHEVSHHQGSDMGQQMNIMMQRLNQDSLTPEQVAWRKLQEEYYEEKRRKEEQISIHGRPMQEMLIPQSMGGMMIRGPPPPYHSKPGEPWPPGMGNQLRGPIEVQDPMQLRGAPPFPGPRFPGNQMQRVTGFGGMQNVPMDALGPMNAMQRPVRPGMGWNDDMPPIGGPGNFPQGSLPYPSGQGDPERFMNPRAREEILRHQLMEKRPVVMQRPMGMSGSSMSQGLEMERMIQAHRQIDPSMFPGQMPGESLGGAPIGMDFTGTRGMLSPPMSQSSLRDMDAPMGPGNLNMNMNVNMNMNMNLNVQMTPQQQMMMSQKMRGPDMIGHQGISPEDLARVRAQNGSGGTMMGGPQKMMIPSQFPSQGQQGFSGTQGPYPSMPQEMGSAPDMFSPEQGAMSIGNIGGTTRLSHIPLPPASNPPPTQGGNLANMHPAPSRGLGRRPSDLTINITQMNSPGMAHLKSPTLSQVHSPLVPSPSANLKSPQTPSQMVSMPPSNQSGPLKSPQVMSSSLNVRSPTSSPSRLKSPSMAVPSPGWVPSPKTTLPSPGVSQSKQPIGMNSSASMGGLDQGSLPPGPRSNSSAPASNPSSTMNPNIPFTSSPDPSPSQNPLSLMMSQMSKYAMPSSTPLYHNAIKTIATSDDELLPDRPMLPPGSIPGITGNQPNQLHLNSVGPASSQSPMGMNLPGQQPLSHEPPTSMMSSPNPLGSNIPMHPGAQGAGVPPQNPMMLPPGPQDSLNQPCGPLPNNSQMIPSNQLVFPRMQQPHNAMQSPAAGMPMTPGGGGGAGMQQHYPPGMPLPPEDLPSQQPGQMAPQQHMMGKNIPPRIGDPYPSVLPGVASVLNDPELSEVIRPTPTGIPEFDLSRIIPSEKPSSTLQYFPKSDSQAPKSQPSNLHLMNLQNMMAEQPPTRPGMSAPSLPGQQGVQRGLNISMCHPGQVSMLGRTGMPPQQAMMGNSMHQGMMSPQQSLMAQQNFMLMQAKQRSMSVSGEMYAQTGHMMSPQGSLMGPPPQQNLMVTHQMRQRSVSLDSQMSYISGPGNMANLPF; encoded by the exons ACTGTAATGTAGCAGATCCTGCAATGTCCACAGCCCCGCAGCTTGGTCCTGGGTCCAACCCGCTGCCGAGCCTGAATGAGACCAGTTCTTCCAATGCACCACATGGCGCTGCTCCTGGCCTGCGGCCCGATGCTGGGGGCAGTGGAGGTGGTGGCGCCGGAAAGCAGCCTTCCCAGTTTGTTTATGTCTTCACCACTCACCTTGCTAACAC TGCTGCAGAAGCTGTCTTGCAGGGGCGAGCAGACTCCATCCTGACCTATCATCAGCAGAATGTTCCCCGAGCAAAGCTAGACCAG GCTCCAGCTCCCAAGATGCTGGGAGTCGCCGAGCAACTGCCAATTAACCCACCTGCCTCCAGCACTCCGCAGTCCCAGCCCCCGGCATCGCAGGGCAACCAGGCACAGCCTCAGCCCCCTCCAACacagccccctccaccccagagcatCAGTCAGCAAGCTCTGCCTGCACCAAGCACCCTACCCCAGGAAGGGACGGGAGAGGACGTTCGGCGGGACCTGACTCCCAACTCTGTGGGAAATAGCAGCGGCAGCACCCAGCCAGGGAGCAACCACCCCAACACACCCAACGCCTCCACCAACCCGATGCAGCCCGGGCAGGTGGACTCTTCTAGTGCTTCCAGCTCTAACTTACTGGGGGATGGTGCCAGTGCTGGGGCAGCTGGAAATGGGCAGGTAGGGCTGGGCCCCAGGAACCCCATGAACTCGGAGGGGCTCTCTAAGGAGCAGCTGGAGCACCGGGAACGCTCCTTGCAGACCCTGCGGGACATTGAGCGCCTGCTGCTGCGCAGCAGTGAGGCTGAGCCCTTCCTGAAGTCCAACCAAAGTGCTGGTGAGGgtggccctgctccccagccgcaacccccacccacccaggcaCCCCTCCCGTCTGTGGGCATGAAGAAGTACGAAGAGCCCCTGCAGTCCATGATTTCACAGACGCAGAATCTGGGGGGCCCCAACTTGGAGCACGAGGTCTCCCACCATCAAGGTTCTGACATGGGGCAGCAGATGAATATCATGATGCAGCGGCTGAACCAGGACAGCCTGACGCCAGAGCAAGTGGCCTGGAGGAAGCTGCAGGAGGAGTATTATGAGGAAAAGCGGCGGAAGGAGGAGCAGATCAGCATCCATGGTCGACCTATGCAGGAGATGCTGATCCCCCAGTCCATGGGTGGCATGATGATCCGGGGGCCACCACCGCCCTATCACAGCAAACCTGGGGAGCCATGGCCTCCAGGCATGGGCAACCAGCTAAGGGGACCCATAGAGGTCCAGGACCCCATGCAGCTGAGGGGAGCGCCCCCATTCCCGGGGCCAAGGTTCCCTGGAAATCAGATGCAGAGGGTTACTGGCTTTGGGGGGATGCAGAATGTGCCCATGGATGCCCTTGGGCCCATGAATGCTATGCAGCGGCCAGTCAGGCCTGGCATGGGATGGAATGATGATATGCCTCCAATAGGAGGCCCAGGGAACTTTCCACAAGGGAGCCTGCCCTACCCTTCGGGGCAAGGGGACCCTGAGCGGTTCATGAACCCCCGAGCCAGGGAGGAGATCCTGAGGCACCAGCTGATGGAGAAGCGCCCGGTGGTGATGCAGAGGCCCATGGGGATGTCTGGCAGCTCCATGAGCCAAGGTTTGGAAATGGAGAGGATGATACAGGCTCACAGGCAGATCGACCCATCCATGTTCCCTGGACAGATGCCAGGAGAGAGCCTAGGTGGCGCACCCATAGGTATGGACTTCACGGGTACCCGGGGGATGTTGAGCCCACCCATGAGCCAGTCGAGTCTCCGAGACATGGATGCACCTATGGGACCTGGGAACCTCAACATGAACATGAATGTCAACATGAACATGAACATGAACCTCAATGTCCAGATGACCCCACAGCAGCAGATGATGATGTCGCAGAAAATGAGGGGTCCTGACATGATAGGCCACCAGGGCATCagccctgaggatctggccagggTGAGGGCTCAGAATGGCAGTGGTGGCACAATGATGGGGGGGCCACAGAAGATGATGATCCCCTCACAGTTCCCCAGCCAAGGGCAGCAAGGCTTCTCAGGCACGCAGGGCCCCTATCCCAGCATGCCCCAGGAGATGGGCAGTGCCCCAGACATGTTCAGCCCTGAACAGGGTGCCATGTCCATTGGGAACATCGGCGGCACCACCAGGCTCAGCCACATCCCTTTGCCTCCAGCTTccaatccccctcccacccaaggGGGCAACCTAGCCAACATGCACCCGGCACCCTCACGGGGCCTGGGCCGCAGGCCCTCTGACCTCACCATCAACATCACCCAGATGAACTCCCCTGGCATGGCCCACCTCAAGTCCCCGACGCTCAGCCAGGTGCACTCACCGCTTGTCCCCTCCCCATCTGCCAACCTGAAGTCCCCACAGACGCCCTCTCAGATGGTCAGCATGCCACCTTCCAACCAGTCCGGGCCCCTGAAGTCGCCCCAGGTGATGAGCTCCTCCCTCAATGTCAGGTCTCCCACCAGCTCACCAAGCCGCCTGAAGTCCCCTTCCATGGCCGTTCCTTCGCCTGGGTGGGTGCCATCTCCCAAAACCACCTTGCCAAGTCCAGGAGTCAGCCAGAGCAAGCAGCCTATCGGCATGAATTCGTCAGCTTCCATGGGAGGGCTGGATCAGG GTTCGCTCCCTCCTGGGCCTAGGAGCAATTCCTCCGCGCCAGCCAGTAATCCCTCTAGCACCATGAATCCCAACATACCTTTTACTTCCTCTCCAGATCCatccccctcccagaaccccctCTCGCTGATGATGTCACAGATGTCCAAGTATGCCATGCCCAGCTCCACACCACTCTACCACAATGCCATCAAAACCATCGCCACCTCTGATGATGAGCTGCTCCCGGACAGGCCTATGCTCCCACCAGGAAGCATACCAG GTATCACAGGAAATCAGCCAAATCAACTGCACTTGAACTCAGTGGGGCCTGCATCCTCACAGAGTCCCATGGGGATGAACTTGCCTGGTCAGCAGCCACTCTCCCACGAACCCCCCACTTCCATGATGTCCTCGCCGAATCCCCTGGGCTCCAACATTCCGATGCACCCTGGTGCGCAAGGGGCGGGTgtgcccccccaaaaccccatgATGCTGCCTCCAGGACCCCAGGACTCCTTGAACCAGCCCTGTGGCCCTCTGCCAAACAATTCTCAGATGATCCCTTCCAACCAGCTGGTGTTCCCCCGCATGCAGCAGCCCCACAATGCCATGCAGTCTCCAGCTGCTGGTATGCCTATGACAccgggaggtgggggaggggctgggatgcAGCAACATTACCCGCCGGGGATGCCCTTGCCACCAGAGGaccttccctcccagcagcctggccagATGGCCCCCCAGCAGCACATGATGGGCAAGAACATCCCTCCTCGGATTGGAGATCCCTACCCCAGTGTGCTTCCAGGTGTGGCTTCAGTGCTGAATGACCCTGAGCTCAGTGAGGTCATCCGCCCTACACCCACGGGCATCCCTGAGTTTGACCTCTCCAGGATCATCCCCTCAGAGAAGCCGAGCAGCACCTTGCAGTATTTCCCCAAGAGTGACAGCCAAGCACCGAAATCACAGCCTTCCAACCTCCATCTCATGAACCTACAGAACATGATGGCTGAGCAGCCACCCACACGGCCAGGCATGAGCGCCCCCAGccttccagggcagcagggcGTGCAGCGGGGACTCAACATCTCTATGTGTCACCCTGGACAGGTGTCCATGCTGGGCAGGACAGGTATGCCACCCCAGCAAGCCATGATGGGGAACAGCATGCACCAGGGCATGATGTCCCCCCAGCAGAGTCTGATGGCCCAGCAGAATTTCATGCTGATGCAGGCTAAGCAGAGGAGCATGTCTGTGTCAGGGGAAATGTACGCCCAGACGGGACATATGATGTCACCTCAGGGCTCCCTCATGGGGCCTCCACCTCAGCAGAACCTTATGGTCACACACCAGATGAGGCAGAGGAGTGTTTCACTGGACAGCCAAATGAGCTACATCTCGGGGCCTGGAAACATGGCGAACCTGCCTTTCTAA
- the BCL9L gene encoding B-cell CLL/lymphoma 9-like protein isoform X2 — MHPDNKLTNHGKTGNSGTQSQHHNVSQGPTCNLGSKGVGAGNHGSKANQISPGNSGLKNSQNAVPNFGSLKGKVKRERSISVDSGEQREASTPSLDTESKGEVAPRSKRRCVLERKQPYSGDEWCSGPDSEEDDKPISSTHNCNVADPAMSTAPQLGPGSNPLPSLNETSSSNAPHGAAPGLRPDAGGSGGGGAGKQPSQFVYVFTTHLANTAAEAVLQGRADSILTYHQQNVPRAKLDQAPAPKMLGVAEQLPINPPASSTPQSQPPASQGNQAQPQPPPTQPPPPQSISQQALPAPSTLPQEGTGEDVRRDLTPNSVGNSSGSTQPGSNHPNTPNASTNPMQPGQVDSSSASSSNLLGDGASAGAAGNGQVGLGPRNPMNSEGLSKEQLEHRERSLQTLRDIERLLLRSSEAEPFLKSNQSAGEGGPAPQPQPPPTQAPLPSVGMKKYEEPLQSMISQTQNLGGPNLEHEVSHHQGSDMGQQMNIMMQRLNQDSLTPEQVAWRKLQEEYYEEKRRKEEQISIHGRPMQEMLIPQSMGGMMIRGPPPPYHSKPGEPWPPGMGNQLRGPIEVQDPMQLRGAPPFPGPRFPGNQMQRVTGFGGMQNVPMDALGPMNAMQRPVRPGMGWNDDMPPIGGPGNFPQGSLPYPSGQGDPERFMNPRAREEILRHQLMEKRPVVMQRPMGMSGSSMSQGLEMERMIQAHRQIDPSMFPGQMPGESLGGAPIGMDFTGTRGMLSPPMSQSSLRDMDAPMGPGNLNMNMNVNMNMNMNLNVQMTPQQQMMMSQKMRGPDMIGHQGISPEDLARVRAQNGSGGTMMGGPQKMMIPSQFPSQGQQGFSGTQGPYPSMPQEMGSAPDMFSPEQGAMSIGNIGGTTRLSHIPLPPASNPPPTQGGNLANMHPAPSRGLGRRPSDLTINITQMNSPGMAHLKSPTLSQVHSPLVPSPSANLKSPQTPSQMVSMPPSNQSGPLKSPQVMSSSLNVRSPTSSPSRLKSPSMAVPSPGWVPSPKTTLPSPGVSQSKQPIGMNSSASMGGLDQDPSPSQNPLSLMMSQMSKYAMPSSTPLYHNAIKTIATSDDELLPDRPMLPPGSIPGITGNQPNQLHLNSVGPASSQSPMGMNLPGQQPLSHEPPTSMMSSPNPLGSNIPMHPGAQGAGVPPQNPMMLPPGPQDSLNQPCGPLPNNSQMIPSNQLVFPRMQQPHNAMQSPAAGMPMTPGGGGGAGMQQHYPPGMPLPPEDLPSQQPGQMAPQQHMMGKNIPPRIGDPYPSVLPGVASVLNDPELSEVIRPTPTGIPEFDLSRIIPSEKPSSTLQYFPKSDSQAPKSQPSNLHLMNLQNMMAEQPPTRPGMSAPSLPGQQGVQRGLNISMCHPGQVSMLGRTGMPPQQAMMGNSMHQGMMSPQQSLMAQQNFMLMQAKQRSMSVSGEMYAQTGHMMSPQGSLMGPPPQQNLMVTHQMRQRSVSLDSQMSYISGPGNMANLPF; from the exons ACTGTAATGTAGCAGATCCTGCAATGTCCACAGCCCCGCAGCTTGGTCCTGGGTCCAACCCGCTGCCGAGCCTGAATGAGACCAGTTCTTCCAATGCACCACATGGCGCTGCTCCTGGCCTGCGGCCCGATGCTGGGGGCAGTGGAGGTGGTGGCGCCGGAAAGCAGCCTTCCCAGTTTGTTTATGTCTTCACCACTCACCTTGCTAACAC TGCTGCAGAAGCTGTCTTGCAGGGGCGAGCAGACTCCATCCTGACCTATCATCAGCAGAATGTTCCCCGAGCAAAGCTAGACCAG GCTCCAGCTCCCAAGATGCTGGGAGTCGCCGAGCAACTGCCAATTAACCCACCTGCCTCCAGCACTCCGCAGTCCCAGCCCCCGGCATCGCAGGGCAACCAGGCACAGCCTCAGCCCCCTCCAACacagccccctccaccccagagcatCAGTCAGCAAGCTCTGCCTGCACCAAGCACCCTACCCCAGGAAGGGACGGGAGAGGACGTTCGGCGGGACCTGACTCCCAACTCTGTGGGAAATAGCAGCGGCAGCACCCAGCCAGGGAGCAACCACCCCAACACACCCAACGCCTCCACCAACCCGATGCAGCCCGGGCAGGTGGACTCTTCTAGTGCTTCCAGCTCTAACTTACTGGGGGATGGTGCCAGTGCTGGGGCAGCTGGAAATGGGCAGGTAGGGCTGGGCCCCAGGAACCCCATGAACTCGGAGGGGCTCTCTAAGGAGCAGCTGGAGCACCGGGAACGCTCCTTGCAGACCCTGCGGGACATTGAGCGCCTGCTGCTGCGCAGCAGTGAGGCTGAGCCCTTCCTGAAGTCCAACCAAAGTGCTGGTGAGGgtggccctgctccccagccgcaacccccacccacccaggcaCCCCTCCCGTCTGTGGGCATGAAGAAGTACGAAGAGCCCCTGCAGTCCATGATTTCACAGACGCAGAATCTGGGGGGCCCCAACTTGGAGCACGAGGTCTCCCACCATCAAGGTTCTGACATGGGGCAGCAGATGAATATCATGATGCAGCGGCTGAACCAGGACAGCCTGACGCCAGAGCAAGTGGCCTGGAGGAAGCTGCAGGAGGAGTATTATGAGGAAAAGCGGCGGAAGGAGGAGCAGATCAGCATCCATGGTCGACCTATGCAGGAGATGCTGATCCCCCAGTCCATGGGTGGCATGATGATCCGGGGGCCACCACCGCCCTATCACAGCAAACCTGGGGAGCCATGGCCTCCAGGCATGGGCAACCAGCTAAGGGGACCCATAGAGGTCCAGGACCCCATGCAGCTGAGGGGAGCGCCCCCATTCCCGGGGCCAAGGTTCCCTGGAAATCAGATGCAGAGGGTTACTGGCTTTGGGGGGATGCAGAATGTGCCCATGGATGCCCTTGGGCCCATGAATGCTATGCAGCGGCCAGTCAGGCCTGGCATGGGATGGAATGATGATATGCCTCCAATAGGAGGCCCAGGGAACTTTCCACAAGGGAGCCTGCCCTACCCTTCGGGGCAAGGGGACCCTGAGCGGTTCATGAACCCCCGAGCCAGGGAGGAGATCCTGAGGCACCAGCTGATGGAGAAGCGCCCGGTGGTGATGCAGAGGCCCATGGGGATGTCTGGCAGCTCCATGAGCCAAGGTTTGGAAATGGAGAGGATGATACAGGCTCACAGGCAGATCGACCCATCCATGTTCCCTGGACAGATGCCAGGAGAGAGCCTAGGTGGCGCACCCATAGGTATGGACTTCACGGGTACCCGGGGGATGTTGAGCCCACCCATGAGCCAGTCGAGTCTCCGAGACATGGATGCACCTATGGGACCTGGGAACCTCAACATGAACATGAATGTCAACATGAACATGAACATGAACCTCAATGTCCAGATGACCCCACAGCAGCAGATGATGATGTCGCAGAAAATGAGGGGTCCTGACATGATAGGCCACCAGGGCATCagccctgaggatctggccagggTGAGGGCTCAGAATGGCAGTGGTGGCACAATGATGGGGGGGCCACAGAAGATGATGATCCCCTCACAGTTCCCCAGCCAAGGGCAGCAAGGCTTCTCAGGCACGCAGGGCCCCTATCCCAGCATGCCCCAGGAGATGGGCAGTGCCCCAGACATGTTCAGCCCTGAACAGGGTGCCATGTCCATTGGGAACATCGGCGGCACCACCAGGCTCAGCCACATCCCTTTGCCTCCAGCTTccaatccccctcccacccaaggGGGCAACCTAGCCAACATGCACCCGGCACCCTCACGGGGCCTGGGCCGCAGGCCCTCTGACCTCACCATCAACATCACCCAGATGAACTCCCCTGGCATGGCCCACCTCAAGTCCCCGACGCTCAGCCAGGTGCACTCACCGCTTGTCCCCTCCCCATCTGCCAACCTGAAGTCCCCACAGACGCCCTCTCAGATGGTCAGCATGCCACCTTCCAACCAGTCCGGGCCCCTGAAGTCGCCCCAGGTGATGAGCTCCTCCCTCAATGTCAGGTCTCCCACCAGCTCACCAAGCCGCCTGAAGTCCCCTTCCATGGCCGTTCCTTCGCCTGGGTGGGTGCCATCTCCCAAAACCACCTTGCCAAGTCCAGGAGTCAGCCAGAGCAAGCAGCCTATCGGCATGAATTCGTCAGCTTCCATGGGAGGGCTGGATCAGG ATCCatccccctcccagaaccccctCTCGCTGATGATGTCACAGATGTCCAAGTATGCCATGCCCAGCTCCACACCACTCTACCACAATGCCATCAAAACCATCGCCACCTCTGATGATGAGCTGCTCCCGGACAGGCCTATGCTCCCACCAGGAAGCATACCAG GTATCACAGGAAATCAGCCAAATCAACTGCACTTGAACTCAGTGGGGCCTGCATCCTCACAGAGTCCCATGGGGATGAACTTGCCTGGTCAGCAGCCACTCTCCCACGAACCCCCCACTTCCATGATGTCCTCGCCGAATCCCCTGGGCTCCAACATTCCGATGCACCCTGGTGCGCAAGGGGCGGGTgtgcccccccaaaaccccatgATGCTGCCTCCAGGACCCCAGGACTCCTTGAACCAGCCCTGTGGCCCTCTGCCAAACAATTCTCAGATGATCCCTTCCAACCAGCTGGTGTTCCCCCGCATGCAGCAGCCCCACAATGCCATGCAGTCTCCAGCTGCTGGTATGCCTATGACAccgggaggtgggggaggggctgggatgcAGCAACATTACCCGCCGGGGATGCCCTTGCCACCAGAGGaccttccctcccagcagcctggccagATGGCCCCCCAGCAGCACATGATGGGCAAGAACATCCCTCCTCGGATTGGAGATCCCTACCCCAGTGTGCTTCCAGGTGTGGCTTCAGTGCTGAATGACCCTGAGCTCAGTGAGGTCATCCGCCCTACACCCACGGGCATCCCTGAGTTTGACCTCTCCAGGATCATCCCCTCAGAGAAGCCGAGCAGCACCTTGCAGTATTTCCCCAAGAGTGACAGCCAAGCACCGAAATCACAGCCTTCCAACCTCCATCTCATGAACCTACAGAACATGATGGCTGAGCAGCCACCCACACGGCCAGGCATGAGCGCCCCCAGccttccagggcagcagggcGTGCAGCGGGGACTCAACATCTCTATGTGTCACCCTGGACAGGTGTCCATGCTGGGCAGGACAGGTATGCCACCCCAGCAAGCCATGATGGGGAACAGCATGCACCAGGGCATGATGTCCCCCCAGCAGAGTCTGATGGCCCAGCAGAATTTCATGCTGATGCAGGCTAAGCAGAGGAGCATGTCTGTGTCAGGGGAAATGTACGCCCAGACGGGACATATGATGTCACCTCAGGGCTCCCTCATGGGGCCTCCACCTCAGCAGAACCTTATGGTCACACACCAGATGAGGCAGAGGAGTGTTTCACTGGACAGCCAAATGAGCTACATCTCGGGGCCTGGAAACATGGCGAACCTGCCTTTCTAA